CTTCGCCGGTGAACTTCATCCCGCGTGCGGCGATCTCGCGGGGCTCCTCGAACAGGTCGGCGAAGGTGGACGCGGCGCGGTTGACCGCGGTGGCGGCCTCTCCGACGCCTTCGGAGACGGCGTCCAGCGGCGCGGTGACCTGGGTGGGCAGGCCGAGCCCGGACACGTCGGCGGCCCATTCCTCTACCTGCTTGGAGAAGGAGCGCAGCGCGTCGGCCAGGGTCACGCAGGTCTCCAGGAACTCGGCGTCGGTGGTCGGCTTCTCCAGGTCGATGCGGAAACCCGAACGGCTGGTCATGGTCCTCCTTGCGGTCGCGGCGGTCTCGCCGGTGGTGGGCCCGCCGGTCCCGCCGCGGCCGGTGGGGCCGGGGGCGGGGTTGCGGGGCTTGAGCGTGTAGAGGTCGTCGTCGTGAACGACCGAGCCGAAGAACGGGTCAGGAACGTGCGGGTCACCCGGCGCGGAGCCCGCCGCCGGCCCCGGCGTTGGCAGAGGTGCGGGCCCTGGCTGGGGCTGGGGCGGGTTCCCCCAGGCCGGCGGCGGGCCAGCGGGGCCCGGGGCGGCGACGCCGGGGGCGGGCCGGTCGGGCTGGACGCGCCGGATCGGCGGGGTAGCGCCGGGCGGGTCGTCGCTGGTGGCTCGCTTGTTCCAGCGGCGTTCTGCGAGCTTGACCGCGGCGTTGCGGGTCTTGCGGGCGGTGGCGGCGAACGCGGCGCCGGTCTTGTCCCCTGCGCGGCCGGAGTAGTGCACGATCGCGGTCCTGGGCGACTTCCAGCCGGTGGCCTTGTAAGCGGAGGTGCCCGCGTTGCGGACGGCGTCCCGGCCGGTCTTGGTGCCGCCGGTCAGGACCAGGAACATCACGGCCCCGCCGATGATCGGATCGACCATGGGCGATCACTCCCGCACCGTCAGGCCGCGGACGTGCCCGCCGGGGGTGAGGGCGAACCTGTGCCCCTGAGCGCACCTCCACCTGTCCACCCCGCCGGGCTCGGCCTGCTGGTCGGCGAGCTCGCCGTCAGGGTCGCCGTCATGGCCGATGTCGTGGCCGGTCTCCCAGGTGGTGGCGGCGTCGCCGCACACCGGGCACACCGGCACGTCTCCCGCTTCCTCCTGCTCAGTGCGGGCGGCGGGGGTGTGGGTGTTAGTGCGGGGCTGGGGCGCGGTGGCGGCGCTGATTGCGGTGAAGGCGATCGGCAGGCCGGTGATGGTCAGGGCCACCACCAGCCACGGCGCGCCGAGCCACACATGCATGAGCACGCCCGCAGCGGCGTACATGGCCAGGTCTGCCGGGCCAGGGCGGTGCTTCCACATGCGGGCACCGAACCGGCGGGCCCGCGGCCAGGCACCGGGGGTGAACAGCAGCATCCCGGCCGATGCGTTCCCGGCCGCGCCCCGGACGTTGGAGCCCAGGTTCCCCAGCCAGGACGAGATCTGGCCCTTGAACACCAACTGGTCCAGCAGCAGGACGAACGCGCCGGACGCGGCGAACTCCCAGCCCTTGAGCGAGCGGGTCTTAAACCCGACGATGACCACACCGGTCAGGAACGCGAACACGATCCACTTGCCGACTTCCATGAGATGGGTTCCCTTCGATTTGAGACAGACACAGGGGGCATGCGCAGGGCCACCCCGGGGCATGTGCTTCGGCCCGGGGCGGCGACGGATGGGGGGACGGGTCAGACGGCGGCGGGCTGATCGGCCGGGGAGTCGCGCAGCTCTTGGTAGCGGCCGGCGACCCAGCCGATGGACCAGCCGCACCGCTCGGCGGCGTCACGCACCGACAGCCCGGCCGCGAACGCCGCGGCCACGATCTGGCGGGCTTGGGGCTGGGGCAGCTTGTGGGGGGCCGGACCGGCCGCCAGCAGCGCGCGGCGTTCACGCTCGGCCGCTTCGGCGCGCTGCCGCTCGGCCTCACGCCGGGCGTGTTCACGCTCGCGTTCACGACGCTCGGCCTCTGCTTGCTGCCGCTGGCGTTCACGCTCGGCGCGTTCACGTTCCTGGTCGGCGCGTTCACGCTCGCCGCGCCGCTCGCGTTCGGCCGCTTCGGCGCGCTGGCGTTCCTCGCGCTCGGCGCGCTCGCGGCGCTCGGCCTCCTGGCGCGCCATGGCGGCCTCGTGCTCGCGTTCCTCACGGGCCAGTTGCGCCTGCCGCTCGCGCTCCTCACGGGCCCGCTGACGCTCGGCCTCCAGGCGCTCGGCAGCGGCGTGCTCGCGGGCGGTCAGCGCTTTGGTGATGGCCCGCCTGTAGGCCAGCCCGGTCTCGGCTGTCACGATCAACAGCAGCGGCGCCACCGCGTGCACCGCCACCCCGACCATGTCCCTGTCCAGGGCCGATTCGGCGATGTTGAGCGACAGCGTCATGGTGCCGGTCATCCAACGCAGCGCGGCGGGCCACCGGCCGCCGTCCTGGCCCAGGCGGGCCAGGACCGAGTCAAGCCGGACCACGATCACCACGGCGGCGTCCACCACCAGCGGCAGAATCGGCGCCGTCCAGTCCCATCGGTCGGGGGTGTGGGCCCGCATCAGCGGGGTGACCGTCAGCACCGAGTAGAGCATGGCGCCGAACACGATCAGCCACGTTCCCGCCGACAGCGCACGCTCGGCTGAACGGATCTGATCGGTGTTCACCGGACCGTTCATCGCGCCGGGGTCCGGCGTGAACGGGGCGCGGTCGGTCGTGAACGTCTCGCGGGTGGGCGTGAACGGGGCGGGGGTGCGGGGTGAACGCGTCCCGGCGGGTTGGGGGCCGGTGTTCACCCGGGCGGGGGATGTCGGGGCGGCGTTCATGGAAGGGGTCTCCTTTCACCGCACCGCCCCCGGAGCCGGGGCGGCTCGGGGGCGGTGCGGGGCGTTCAGGGGCGCGGGCCCCGCGGATGCCTCACTCGCGTGAGGTCTGATCACCGGGCGGTGTGCGCTCGCCGGACGGGGCGCGGGAACCGGTTAAGGCGGTGTGCCGCGGGCCGGGCGTGTGCCGCAACCGCTTGTGCAGGGCACTGAACGCGGCCAGCGCGGCGAGCCCGGCCAGCATCACCGCGGCGGCCGGGTCGATCGCGGTGAGGTGGGTCAGGACCAGCCACACCACCCCGGCGGCGATACCGGCGAGCATGACCATGTCGATCAGCCCGAGCCGGGCCAGGATCTGCCGGGGGCTCATGCCATCCACCCCGAGCGGTAGCTGGCGGGGGCGGACCGGGCGGCCTCGTTGCCCACGGCGCGCACGATGAACTCGGCGACATCGCGGGAGAACTCGGCGGTGACCTCGATGAACAGGTCGGGTTCGCCTTCGTCGGCGTAGTCGCCGGCCTCGATGACCCACACGCCGGACCGGTGACCGCCGGTGTTGCCGTCGGCGGGCCGGGCGCGCCAGCCGGTCACGTCCAGAGCGACCACCCGATCGACGCCGAGAGGCCGCACGAGCAGGCGGTCTCCGAACTCGGCTTCGCCGAGGTCCTGCGGCGCCCGCAGGGCGGGCGGCTCGGTGGGTCGGGGTGACAGTTCCTCCAGCGGCACCCAGTACGCGCCCCACACACCGGCGGCCGGGTCGGGTTCGGTGCCGTCGTAGACCAGCGCCCACGGCTGGTGGCAGGCCGGATCGTGCACCCAGCCCAGCACCACCAGCGGCGTCGTGCCCCTGACGAAGTCGTCGTACCAGACCAGCGAGCCGGGCGCGTACCAGCGCCGCACGATCCACCGCCGCACACCCGGACCGGTGCCGCTGGCCAGCTCGTAGCGGCGGGTGACCCAGTGCCACGCGTCGCCGAACAGGCCGATGACCTTGACCACGGCCAGCGCCACCACCACAGCGGTGGTGGCCTGGCGGGGCGGGACCTGCGCGGCGACCGGCGCGGTCAACGCCGCACCGATCAACGCGAACCCGACCGCGACCGCGGTACGGGTCCGGGTGCGGCGGCGGTCGGCATCGCACAACGCCGCCAGGTCGTCGGCATCGGCACCGCTGGAGCCGGGGGCCGGGGCGGGGAAGAACGGAACGGGATCGGACATGGGGGCAACTCCCTATGTGGGGAACGGTGGGACGGATCGGAGTCAGGCGGCCCGCACGTCGCCGGGGGCCCCGGCCTTGCGCGCCTGGTGGGCCAGCGCGCGGGCGGTGCTGCCGGACACGTACAGCCGGGCCGCGATGGTGCTCGCGCCGCCACCGGCGGCCAGGATCTGGGCCGCGGCCAGCACCCGTTCGGTGTGGGTGAGATCCACCGGGCGTGAACCGCTCACGGCGATCTCGATCGCGATCGGATCCACGATCCCGTCCTCGGGCAGCACCCGCGGCGCGGCCTTGGCGGCGGTCTTGGGGGCGGCGTTGGTGGCGCCGGCGGTCAGGTCAATGCTCATGGCAAGCCGTCCTTATCGAGTCGCAGGAAAGCAGAGAAAGGGCAGGGGAAAGGGGGCGGGCCCGCCGCAGTGGCGGCGGGCCCGGAAACACGGGGCGGGGAGCGCGGGGGGTCACGCGGCGTCGCGTTCCCAGTCACTGGCGCAACCCAGGCAGCAGCCCAGCCGCCGGGGCAGCACGTAACCCACGTCGGTGCGGCACCGCGGGCAGGTGCGCCGTGCGGCCAGGGCTTTGGCCAGCGCGGCGCGCTGCGCGGGACTCGGGGCGCGCTTGGGCAGCGCGCATCGCCGGTCGTACAGGAAGGCCACCCCCTGGCCGCGCCACCGGTGCCACAGCACTTGCGCCACCACATAACCGCCGGGGCGGAGCCCGGCGGCGGCGAGCTGGCGGCGGGTGGCCAGGTGCGGCGGCGCCTGCCGCCACGGATAAGTGGGAATGCCGTAGCGGTCCCCGCACGGGTCCCAGAACCGCGCCGAGCTACGGCGCGCCATCGGCGGGATGC
The sequence above is a segment of the Actinomadura coerulea genome. Coding sequences within it:
- a CDS encoding RRQRL motif-containing zinc-binding protein, producing MARRSSARFWDPCGDRYGIPTYPWRQAPPHLATRRQLAAAGLRPGGYVVAQVLWHRWRGQGVAFLYDRRCALPKRAPSPAQRAALAKALAARRTCPRCRTDVGYVLPRRLGCCLGCASDWERDAA
- a CDS encoding DUF2637 domain-containing protein; amino-acid sequence: MNTDQIRSAERALSAGTWLIVFGAMLYSVLTVTPLMRAHTPDRWDWTAPILPLVVDAAVVIVVRLDSVLARLGQDGGRWPAALRWMTGTMTLSLNIAESALDRDMVGVAVHAVAPLLLIVTAETGLAYRRAITKALTAREHAAAERLEAERQRAREERERQAQLAREEREHEAAMARQEAERRERAEREERQRAEAAERERRGERERADQERERAERERQRQQAEAERREREREHARREAERQRAEAAERERRALLAAGPAPHKLPQPQARQIVAAAFAAGLSVRDAAERCGWSIGWVAGRYQELRDSPADQPAAV